AGCGCTTGAGCACCAAATGGAGTGGAGCACTCTGGTGGGCCGACCTGGATTCCCCTGAAGATGACTGTGGACATGGGACCTCCATGTCTGGAGTGGCATGCGGACCTTGGTCTGACGATGGGAATGCGCTTGGCGTGGCCTACAATGCCGATCTGCTCTCTATCCGTGCAGTTGAAGATGTGGTCATCACCACTTCCAATGAATCTGCTGGGGTGCGCGATGCGCTCAAGGTGGCCGGGAAACGCTCATCGGTCAAAGTCATCTCGATGTCCATAGGTGATCCTTTCTATAACAGTACGGTAGCTGACGGTGTATACTACGCTCATAATGAAGGGGATATCATCCTCTGTGCAGCGGGTACCAGTTTCTCCATCACTACCTGGTACGGTGTAGTATTTCCTGCGACCATGGAAGAAACTCTGGCAGTCACCGGTGTCACAGATGCGAGTAGCCCACAGAAATGTGCATCCTGTCACGATGGTTCTGAAGTCGATTTTACCATCATCATGGAGCGTCAATCCGATTCGGATAGACATCCGATCTCATTGGCCATGCATAGTGACCAGCCTAGTTACATTGGTGGCTCGAGTGTGGCCACTTCCACATTGGCGGGAATCACTGCGCTTGTGTGGTCGGCTCATCCAGGGGATACGCGTGAGCAGATCATCCATAGGATCAAATTGGCCTCAGAACATTATCCGGATCGTCATCCGGATTTCGGCTGGGGCAGGGTAGATGCTGCAGCTGCAGTGCAGGTCAATCAATTCCCTGTATTACTGAAGTGACGATCTCTTCCACCCCCGGACAAACGCTAACATTCTTCAGTGTCAGGTCAAGGATCTGATGTTGTTTGACCCGGTCGGTATGCGGGTACTCCCTACATGCTTTGGGACGCACGGAGTAGATCCTGCAATAATTGTTCTCGTCCAGAAAATGACAAGGTACTTCTTGTAGCACCATATCCCCATCCTCATCTTCACGCAGATATCGCGTCATGAATTCCAAAGCGGGGATGCGCAGGTGTTTGGAGATCCGTTCGATGTCCTTGTCGGTGAAAAGAGGTCCGGTGGTCTTGCAGCAATTGGCACAGGTGAGGCAGTCCAATCGCTCGAAAACCTCTTCGTGCGCTGTGTGCATCTGACGGTCCAATTCGCGCGGTGCCAGTTTGACCAAGCGCTTTTTCCATTTGTTCTTCTGTTTCCTATCCATACTCTGCGCGTATCGCTTGGTGGAGCAGAATGGTCTCTTTGGCTTCTTTCACATCATGCACCCGGAGTATTCCAGCACCGTGTTGCAGGGCATACATATGTAGGGCGGTAGTTCCATTCAAGGCATCTTCAGCACCCACTTGTACTACTTTCTGCACCATGCTCTTTCGCGATATACCGATCAGCATCGGACGATCGAGCAACTGGAAATGAGAACAGTGGGCCATGAGTCTGTAATTGTGCTCTAGGCTTTTTCCGAATCCGAACCCCGGATCGATGATGACATCCACGACACCCGCTTCTTGGCAGGCTTGGATCCGTTCTGAGAGATAAGCAGTCACCTCTGTCAATACATCGCTATAGCAAGGGCGGTCCTGCATGTGATCCGGCATACCCTGCATGTGCATGATGATGTAGGGTATTCGGTGTGATGCTATGGTCTGAAGCATCTCCGAGTCATAGCTCCCGGCCGTGATATCGTTGATGATACGGGCTCCCAGACCCAAGGCTTCTCTTGCGACAAAGGCATGATAGGTATCCACCGAGATAGGAAGTTCGGGATATGCCTTATTGATACATTCCAGAGCAGGAATTATGCGCTCCAGTTCTTCCTCTGGGGAGACTTGAGCTGCCCCGGGTCGGGAGGAGGCGCCTCCTATGTCGATGATATCGACTCCTTCAGAGACCATGCTTTCCACATGCTGCTTGACCCGGTCGAGTGAAGAGTGCCTTCCACCAGCGTAGAATGAATCGGGAGTCACATTGAGTATTCCCATGACTCTGGGCGTGGATAAATCCATGATGCGCCCGCCTATGTTGATCGTAGTCCTGCTCATAAATGACATATCTTCGACCGCTCCATGATCGCAATGCCTACTACGAAAGAACAATATTGGGAGGTGATAGCGCAATGTCGCGACATCTTTGAAAAGAAGATGAAGGATTACGGGACCGCTTGGCGCATTCTACGACCTTCTTCACTGACCGATCAGATCTA
The genomic region above belongs to Flavobacteriales bacterium and contains:
- a CDS encoding S8/S53 family peptidase; the protein is MKTDLRPITFWCIILLCISCAKEQIEPLGSHVSSDQRSLLDRSEMDEIIRAQMGERDLFYWKNVDARYIWSAAMQSDQLLSVGFCINGEKDISQEIHRIDMSQAEWRAAKTELLEMVLDIEREARGEAELSAADILPPHLNSGEWPNFFFQVSDLRTVEALRSHPNVRYVEPTGYHLAQQAQRSDSGCSNEPDHGINAEDYIIDDLGVKIPWNYPLHNIPTAWNTSSGNGIRIGVLDTGISSDQDNLGENFNSGYSEGRSVQRLSTKWSGALWWADLDSPEDDCGHGTSMSGVACGPWSDDGNALGVAYNADLLSIRAVEDVVITTSNESAGVRDALKVAGKRSSVKVISMSIGDPFYNSTVADGVYYAHNEGDIILCAAGTSFSITTWYGVVFPATMEETLAVTGVTDASSPQKCASCHDGSEVDFTIIMERQSDSDRHPISLAMHSDQPSYIGGSSVATSTLAGITALVWSAHPGDTREQIIHRIKLASEHYPDRHPDFGWGRVDAAAAVQVNQFPVLLK
- a CDS encoding YkgJ family cysteine cluster protein, which gives rise to MDRKQKNKWKKRLVKLAPRELDRQMHTAHEEVFERLDCLTCANCCKTTGPLFTDKDIERISKHLRIPALEFMTRYLREDEDGDMVLQEVPCHFLDENNYCRIYSVRPKACREYPHTDRVKQHQILDLTLKNVSVCPGVEEIVTSVIQGID
- the folP gene encoding dihydropteroate synthase, yielding MGILNVTPDSFYAGGRHSSLDRVKQHVESMVSEGVDIIDIGGASSRPGAAQVSPEEELERIIPALECINKAYPELPISVDTYHAFVAREALGLGARIINDITAGSYDSEMLQTIASHRIPYIIMHMQGMPDHMQDRPCYSDVLTEVTAYLSERIQACQEAGVVDVIIDPGFGFGKSLEHNYRLMAHCSHFQLLDRPMLIGISRKSMVQKVVQVGAEDALNGTTALHMYALQHGAGILRVHDVKEAKETILLHQAIRAEYG